The Conger conger chromosome 11, fConCon1.1, whole genome shotgun sequence genome includes the window AAGTCGTGTCTGTCTAACCAGAATAGTTATGAGTAATTACACACACGGTATAACTGCCTGTGAGGCGGTGTTGTGTCTGGAGGTTCACATCATGTACGGCGTGTTTATCACACCATCTGGAGTGAAGAAACAAGCgacaggaggatggagatgCTCCCCCGTCCATTTCGCCTGAATGAAGGCAAGGGTGTCCCTGAAGATTTTTTATACCGATTTCCTCGAAACTGACTTCCGACTAACTGATGCTGTGGCAATTAAGAATCCTTGACATAACCTCAAGTAGTTTCACAGACAAATACTGCACACCGGACATGTCACTTCACAAAAGCCTGCTCTTGAAACCGAACAGGTTGATTTCATAGGCCTGTATTAATGCAAAGAGTGGTAAACTGCTATAAACTGTATTAATGAAAACTTCACAACACATTGCTttcaaatgagcaaaaaaaaaatctaaccaACGAAAGGAGCCCTCTTCTAAAATTGATGAGTTTATTGATCTTATTGACTTCCACAGAGTGAGATAATGCAGAAAAGCACCATCCTGAAAGTGGCGTGTGAAATGGCTAGCCTGTGCCCATAACAGGCTCCAGAGTGGTGTGTGAAACAGTGTGGGGCTCATtacaatcacttatttttcacccTCTTCTTTTCCTTGAGtctagctccacccatctgGGGAGGCAGAAAAGATAGCAAGACCAAAAAAATctagaaaatgtgaattatttgGAAtattggaatgtccttgctccttcaaacatcagtttgaAGCAACAATCAATTACAGATGTGGtagatgcgtggcagatggggagaggtggacctacaggttgatcatttatacaaCACGCAATCGGGGAAAAATACTTGTTTCCATGAAACTCATGTATCCATGCTGAAGAAAACTTCAGGAACCTCCTAGCTCCTTGAAGGAACAGTTAAGAGAATTTCCATAAAAACAGCAGACGTTGATCGATTTCTTGGTCAAGgaacaaggagacaggaggtgaaaaataagcaatcGGAAAGAGCCCACAGTCTGTGTAGCGGGCTCCGCCTCCTCAGCCCTTGAGTGGCGTGTGAAGCTGCCAATCCCTGCGTCCGTAGCTCAGCCCCAGAAGGAGGCGGCCTCCAGGCTGCTCTTGATGTTGTGGAGGTTGTCCCGCCTGGCCTTCGTCACCAGGTTGGCCTCGCCCTTCTGCAGACGCCGTCTCTGTGCTGACTTCTGCTGCTTACTGAGCTGCCTCTTCACCTTCTGCTTCACCAGCTCCTGAACAAGGACAGACAAACCAGCCAATCGTCAGTCTCCAGATCACCTGACCTGATGAAGGTTTCCTATAATACCTCAATAGCTGTAGCTCGTAAACACAGTGATTCACCCAGTTTTGACCTCAGACACTATCACACAGTGCCTGGAAAGTGAAGCAATAGCTTGTGAGCTTAGTGCCCTGCAATCTGGTGGGTTCTCGTGAGTTTTAGCAGCATTACATCATAGGTTAAAGGTGGAGTTCATTTGAATCCCTGCGGGCAACTGGAGCCATATTTACACAAGATCAGAGTCAGAAGTAGCTGATCATGCATGGACAAGGTACATCCGTCAACTCTCTCACATCAGTGTCAACCTGATCCGGCTCATACTACAGAAAGGTTGTGAACGTGGCAAATACTGATGTGCTTCATCAAAAaactattcattttaaaatgtacactgAATTGGAACTttatataaacacattttttggagaattgTAAATAAATGGAGAAAATGTCGATGGGTAGGTACAGTCGGGTAGTTAGGTTAGGTTAGAGTAGGAAAAATACTGATGCAAGACAGATTTGAACATATAAATGTTCTGATCAAGTGATCAAAAGGTTTTGCGCTGATTAACtctttaaataaaatttttCTGGAAATAGTAAGCATATGGGAAAGTATATCTGGATATGTATTAACTTGCCCTTGAAAAGGCACATTTAGAAATGCAATCCAAAAACTGGTCCCAGAGTTTAATCTTAGTGATTGTGAAACAAATACATGACATAACTGTTATGACAGTGATATCGGTGCCTCCTGGGCATTTTTCCAGAAATAAGGAGAGTAACTCATGAAGGAGAAGCCAAAGCAGGTCATCAGAATGTAGATAAAAAGCTTGAAGCTGGTCCATCAGCAACACTGTAcaatctttttattatttttaaaagaagaaaatccCAAGTGCTTTAGGTCTGACGTAGTGTATCCACTCCAAAAGGatattcatttcaaatacatttttgatttgGAGCCCACTTAATCATGGGCAAAAAATTATACTGCCAGatatattgtattgtaaatgACCTCAGAAAGGGTTAACTTTTGGATCCATTTAGCATAGCTAAGCTGCAGTGGTTTCCTGATCAAACAGTTTGAGCATTTTCAGGATTAACAGTAAACGGTGCGCGATTCACTTCAAAAGATCCTTTGTTGTTTCGCCTCACGAGTCGTAACCTAAAATGCATCATGTGACAGGATGCCTGGCGGTAAAGAGCATACACGATTAGCACAGTTAGCGTTAGCATCCCTCATTCACTTCGGAGCCTCCAGACCACAGCATCTCCCGGCCAGCCGGCAATCAGCGCAACCCAATATCCactaggtcaggggtcagaggtcagggggcaGAGGGCAGGAATAGGGCAGCCCACAAACTGCTTACTTCCTGTCCCCTGAAACGCCTCGACACGTTCCAAACCAATGAGACCACACAGGTCACCCATTTTCCCTCTGTCATGCTTTAATAATGGGACGGGGCAGAGTGCACATTTGGCTATAATCTGTTACCTTATATActtccctctcccacacactacTAGCAACACAAGACTATATGGGTGATGCTATTACAAATGTGCATTAGgctaaaacactgtaaaatgcTGTTCCAATGGCTTATAATTTAATGCACAATATTCCTTTTATGAATGACTTCCAGTACAGAAAATGTGATTCTGGTAATTCAAATGTGGAAAACAATTGAGTTGttcaaaaattataaataaagttcTGCAGCAGCACCTTTTCAGACCTTATCAGAGCTAATAGAAAATCATCTTACAGCTTTGTTCAACACTGTTCACAGAAGAACGGTCACCATGACAAAATGAAGTGAGCGGTCTTGTTTGGTCTGTACTGACCGGTGGTATGGTGGAGAAACTGGCCACACTCCCCACAGTTGTTTCACTGGTGGTTCTCCTCCTGTGTTCCTGGATGTGAAGCAGGCTCTCCTGGTCTCTGTGGAGAATCAACATTGTTTTCAAACTGTGGAGCAACATCTACCGGAACCAAGCACTCGCCCAGGCAACAACCGCAACAAACCCGCAACCAACTATAATTAATTATACAACTCCATAATTCCATAAAATTACTCCAAACTCTGGTTACTTGTGGAATCTGAAACAGTCACTGGCCTTGTCACTCCTTAAGACAGTATAAAACTGTCCGTACTACAACAGCAACGGAACATCTGAAACTGACTTTTGGCAGTCTtgagttatgttatgttacagcagTGTCGCTAATGGGGACTCTTGCACAGTACCTGAATGGCTTGAACTCTTTATTGGCAGCGGAGATGTTGAGTAATTCAGGACACCCATCGCCCTCCTCCAGGTCCCTGTCACACACTGGGTAAACACAGGCCTCTGGGCTGAGTGCTTCACTGGCATCGGCCTCTTCCTCTTCATAGACCTCCGATTCTGCCGTTTCCTGGGGTTCCTGGACCTTTGGTTCTTCTGGTTCCTGTGGTTCCTGGGCCTTTTGTTCGTGTGTTTCACAGTCCTCTGATTCTAGTTCTGTTGGATCGGGTTCGAGGTGGCTGTCGGACCGTGCGGTTCCCTGACTGGACCggtccccctcccccaccctcagcCCATCCAGCTCTTGCAGAGCGTGCCTGAACTCCTCCATTTCCCCCTCCGACAGGGCGGCCAGCGTGTCTGAGGCCTGGGTGTGGCCTTCATCTtcatccccctcctcctcctcctcctcctcctcatcctcagggCCAGCTGGGTGTAGGAGCTGGTCGTCCTCCTGCATGACTTTGGTGTAGCCGCTGGCAGAGATCTCTACGTCCAACGAGCACTCTCTCCTACAACACAACGCAACAAGAGCATtcagagaacaaacaaacacaccaaatCAACTAAAGAAGTTACAAAAGCACCATCGTCAAAGAGATAATTTGTAATTGCTGCCGTGTGGTACCAGAAGAGGTTTCTTTGTATGAAAACCCATTAAATAATGGGTATTAAAGTCCATTCCTGGACAAAGCCTTgggaatgaggtttgaggaacatttagccaatcaatgaccaaacaaaaaacaaaacaaaaaaaacactggtaGTAAAACAGGGAGACTATGGCCATCCAGGACTGGATTCTGACACCTCAGTCTTAAATGAAATGGGAACAAATTACCTGATGTCTTTAAACGTGGGGTGCAGCTCACTTTCGTAATTGAACCGTCTGCTGAAGAAATCGCGAATGCACTTCACATCTCGGTCAAAATACCTGGAAGAGACCATACCATACACATAGGAACATTTTCAGTCCATGGATCCGCACACCTTTTCAAAGACAGGCTGTTCGATAGACTTGTTACACCTTGCCAGCCAGCGGATGATGGGCTCCTCCGGAGATTTCTTCTctccattggggagttttttattttttatttaccgCATGTCCTATCTGGAGGCTCAGGGATGgtatttcccctttttcttcccttctgctactctgtaaagcatcttttgTGAAAAGTGCTACTCAAATAAAATGGATTTGAATGGAAGGGCTCTCACCATTCTGCATTCTGATGAGTGGTGGACACCATCTGGGGGAAGTCGATCATGGTGACGTGGTCTTTGTCATCCAGCATGAGGTTGAACTCGTTGAAGTCTCCGTGGATCAGCCCGTGATTGGCCAGTTTCACAATCAGCTCCATGACCTCATTGTACAAAGCAGCAGGATCTTCAATGCTGCGAATCTGACATCTGCAAACACAAAAAGGCCCTTTCAATTAACCATCAGCttgcctgtagcttagtggataatacatattattattattattattaggtatTATTTTGTGGCCCAATTGGCACTAAGGCTGCTGGAATTGATTGGAATTATTTAATTGTCTTTGAACATAATGCTGAATCTTGAGTGCATCACCAAGAGTATGGACTGTTAAACCCTATGCAAAAGATGTTTCCGGTCTAAATCTATCAAAACCAAAACCACAAATAATGAAACCTAATCTAGTATGCATATGGTGAGGGCCTTGCTATATTCCATCAAAATGACAGCACCCGCTTTTACAACGCCATGTAATAAAAACACCATCACAAACCGGTAAAAAGACATAATAAAGCAGGTAGGATGCCCCCACTCACAGAGGATATCCATTGATGAGCTCCATGACCACAGCGTGCCTGTTGTAATCCACTGGTTTAGGGACAGGAAACCCTCGGTCATACAGAGCCTgggatacagatacagaaacatgaTACTCTCAGCTGCAGCAAATAAAGACCTTCTGCTGAACATAGACACAGAAATCAAGACTTCAGTGCGAATGTGATGCACTGCAAtcaaaaatattacaaaattgGGAATGAAACCAACGGTACCAAGATCTTAGCTGCGCAAATAAATAGTATTTAAATGCATGAACCCTTAATTGtaccccctgcttagtctaataaactgcaaGTCAATTatacaaaattatttaaattattatttcaagaACTCCTAATTTTCCAGTGGCCAATCAGGGCACAGCACTCATGCCATTTCCCCAGATTACTATGCCTCACTTCACCATTCCCACACAGCAACAATACCTTCATGTAGGCAAACTCCTTCATTGCAGAGAGGCGTGACAGGTAGAGCCAGGACATCTTGTTTCTGTGCTTGTGGTAATCCCGCTTGTTCTTGAGGTTGCGGAACGACGTCCTTCCCAGTCGGTGAAGCTTCAGAGCAAGCTGCTCTCCTTCTGGATTTGCAACAATGTAGATATCTGACCGGAAGCATAAATCAGTTAGTTACTGCCCAATGCCAAAAATGTCTTTCAACCAAATGATACAACACATTTCTGAgatgtttgatttttttttttttaatagtatATAAAGAGTAAACGGCTTAAATTGAATTACAGTACTTACCTGAC containing:
- the riok2 gene encoding serine/threonine-protein kinase RIO2 isoform X1; protein product: MGKLNVVILKYLNRDDFRVLTAVEMGMKNHEIVPVSLIASIASLRHGGCNKILRELVKHKLVVYERSKTVQGYRLNYGGYDYLSLKTFSSRDVLTSVGNQMGVGKESDIYIVANPEGEQLALKLHRLGRTSFRNLKNKRDYHKHRNKMSWLYLSRLSAMKEFAYMKALYDRGFPVPKPVDYNRHAVVMELINGYPLCQIRSIEDPAALYNEVMELIVKLANHGLIHGDFNEFNLMLDDKDHVTMIDFPQMVSTTHQNAEWYFDRDVKCIRDFFSRRFNYESELHPTFKDIRRECSLDVEISASGYTKVMQEDDQLLHPAGPEDEEEEEEEEGDEDEGHTQASDTLAALSEGEMEEFRHALQELDGLRVGEGDRSSQGTARSDSHLEPDPTELESEDCETHEQKAQEPQEPEEPKVQEPQETAESEVYEEEEADASEALSPEACVYPVCDRDLEEGDGCPELLNISAANKEFKPFRDQESLLHIQEHRRRTTSETTVGSVASFSTIPPELVKQKVKRQLSKQQKSAQRRRLQKGEANLVTKARRDNLHNIKSSLEAASFWG
- the riok2 gene encoding serine/threonine-protein kinase RIO2 isoform X2: MGMKNHEIVPVSLIASIASLRHGGCNKILRELVKHKLVVYERSKTVQGYRLNYGGYDYLSLKTFSSRDVLTSVGNQMGVGKESDIYIVANPEGEQLALKLHRLGRTSFRNLKNKRDYHKHRNKMSWLYLSRLSAMKEFAYMKALYDRGFPVPKPVDYNRHAVVMELINGYPLCQIRSIEDPAALYNEVMELIVKLANHGLIHGDFNEFNLMLDDKDHVTMIDFPQMVSTTHQNAEWYFDRDVKCIRDFFSRRFNYESELHPTFKDIRRECSLDVEISASGYTKVMQEDDQLLHPAGPEDEEEEEEEEGDEDEGHTQASDTLAALSEGEMEEFRHALQELDGLRVGEGDRSSQGTARSDSHLEPDPTELESEDCETHEQKAQEPQEPEEPKVQEPQETAESEVYEEEEADASEALSPEACVYPVCDRDLEEGDGCPELLNISAANKEFKPFRDQESLLHIQEHRRRTTSETTVGSVASFSTIPPELVKQKVKRQLSKQQKSAQRRRLQKGEANLVTKARRDNLHNIKSSLEAASFWG